The window TTGATAGCTTTGTTGAATGCTGGAAGAATATTTTGAGGGTCGCCTTTTGTAACGGCGAACTGAATTTGAATTGGATTGAAAACGATGGATGTGGGATGAAAGCCTCGTGGGATTGCGTGCATAACACCATACAAGCGGTTAAGAATCGCAGCATCTACCTTTCCACGAGTGAGTGCATTCAAAACCTCGTTATAGGCATCGTATTCGAATGAGGCGCATTGGAGGTCAAAACGTTTTATCAGCTTGCGAAAGGCGGTATTATGAATATCCCCGCGAAGTAAACCGATAGCTTTACCGTCAAGCGCCAAAAGAGAGTCGAGATTGTGACCAGGAGCAACAAAAACTTGTCCCCAATTAATGAAAATCGGTTGGTCAGAAAAACTGAAGTTTGCCTGGCGATCTTCAGTGAGTGCTATAGCAGGAAGCAAGTCGATATCACCGTTTTTCAGCTTCGTGAGAACGTCATTCCAACTGCCGGTGATATATTGAATTTCTCTGTCACTGTGGGAAAATGCTTCTTCAAGAACGTCAATAAAGAGACCCGTTGGTCTGCCCTGTGTCCCCATGGAAATAAGAGGGGCATTTTCATATATTCCGACGCGAATTGGCATTGGTTGTGCTGAGAATGCATTCGCTGCAACGCCGCATAGCATCAAGAATAGAATGAATTGGCACAGGTATTTGAACAAAATCGGGTTCATATGAAGGCCTATTGCAAAGTGGAGTTCATCAACTGTTTTTCTTAACAGAAATTTTTTCACTACCACAACGTTGCACAATGTAAAAGAAAAACTCATTATGTTTTAGTTTGAATATTATATTTTCGTAATAGCTCATAAAAACGCGATTTTGAAAGACCAGAAAGTGAAAGCATGGCCTTAATATCCGCTTTAGTAACACGTACAACATATTGTAAGTATTTCTCCTCTGCGAACTCAATCATTTCATCACGGAATTCTTTGAGCGTCGGAATCGTTTCCGGGAGGGCAAGCGGCGTGTCGAGAATATCCGAACGCGATGTATGGATGGCTTCGTGTGTTCGTTTCTTTACCGCCGTAATACGTACCGATTCCGGAAGGTGTGCCGGATATAATGTCGGAGCATTCCCTGCAGCCAAGATGGCAATCTCAAGGGTGCTAATGAATTCGCGAACATTTCCCGGCCAATCGTATTGAAGCAACGTTTGAATGAATTCTGGGGCGAAAATTTTTGACGAGACACCCGTTGCAGCAGCGAGACGCGGTGCATAATACACGAGGAGTTGCCGGATATCTTCCCGTCGTTCGCGAAGCGGGGGGAGGAGGATGCGCATGGTTTTGAGCCGGAACAGCAGGTCTTCGCGAAATGTACCATCGGCCGCCATGGAGTCGAGATTACGGTTTGTTGCGGATATGAGTCGAAAATCACTTTTAAACTCTTTGTTTGAGCCGACCGGTCGGACAACGCGTTCCTGCAAGACGCGAAGAAATCCTCGTTGCAACGGAAGTGGTAATTCTCCGATTTCGTCCAAAAAAAGGCTTCCGCCGTCGGCCATACGTATTAAGCCGGTTTTGTCTTTGTCCGCTCCGGTAAATGCGCCGCGAACATGGCCGAATAATGTGGCTTCAATAAGTGTTTCCGGTAACGCCGCACAATCCACGACGACAAACGGACCATTTTTTCGTCGACTATTGTCATGAATGGCCCGAGCAAACAGTTCTTTGCCGACACCGGTTTCTCCGACAAGCAGAATATTGGCATCCCCAGCTGAGGCTTGCGCAACCAGCTCAAGACTTTTCTGCATGGCTGGAGAGTTTCCGATGATACGGTCGCGATGGAGCGGTTCTTGACGACGGCTGCTGTGTTTTTCACGTCGATATTGAAGTGCTCGCAACAGTGGCAGCATCATTTCCTTATCTGAAATCGGTTTGCACAAATAGTCCCAGGCTCCGCTTTTGACAGCCGCCTCGGCGCCTTCGGGACCGCCATACCCGGTAATAATGATGACTTCGGGGTGAGATGTGGCATGTTTGATTTGTTCGACTTCCTTCATGCCGTCTCCATCGGGGAGCACCACATCAAGAAAGACAACGTCGATCTCTACGTCGGCGAGAATGGAACGTCCTTGTTCCAGGGAGTACGCAATGTGTGCTTCATGGCCTACGTCGGCGATAGAGGCGGCCATGGAACGGCAGAGGACGGGGTCGTCGTCGATGATCAGAATATTGGCCATAGCATCCTTCCGGAACATGTCTGCAAGAGTTGTGATGATGACTGAGCGTACTGATACCTCGTTTTTGCGTTACACTTCATCAAGCGCCGCAAGCAAAGCGGAAGCTTCCACCGGCTTGGGTACCGTGGCACGGACGAGATACCAAACCTCGCTCCGATCCTGGGGGACCGGACCGGCTGTGAGCAATATACACGGCATGTCCGGACGAATCCGTTTGATCTGGCGGAAGAATTCAAGTCCATCCATACGTCGCATGAACTCGGTTGCGATGACAACATCAAAGGATTGAGGGGATTGCGTGCATTCACGCAGTGCAATGTCGGCATCCGTGTGTGCTCTGGCCGCACATCCGTTTCTCTCCAGTGTCATCGCTAACGACGCGAGCACTTTGGGATCATTGTCCACAAGCAAAATACGCCTGCAGACTTGGACCTGGCTGGATTCCGTTGCAGACCAGGTGCGTTCCGGGGTGGGAGTTTCCACCAATGGTAAATTCAATGTGAACGTGGTTCCCGGTCCATCGGTATTATCGTGAAAGGTGACTTCGCCGCCAAGGACGCGGATGATATCACGCGTCTCGGCGAGGCCCATCCCTGTTCCTTCCCCTGGATTTTTTGTGGTGAAAAACGGATCAAAGACACGATGTCGAATGGCAGGAGGAATGCCTGGGCCTGTATCGGAGATACGGACGATGACTCGTTTGTTCGGACGTTTTCCTTCCGTTGGAGGTTCGTCTTCCTCTTGTATGCTGATGGTCATGGTGCCGCCAGCATTTCCCATGGCTTGAGCCGCATTCATGAAGACATTCATTAATGCTTGGTGCAATCGAACCGGATCGGCCAGCACCATGTCACGCCCTCGAGCCGTATTGAAGACAACCTGGACTCTGGGAGGAAACGCGCTGTCAAGCAAGTGTAATGTTTCTCGGACGAGGGACCCCACGTGTATGACGATGCGTTTTCCGAATTTTGACCGGCTATAGTCCAGAATTTGGCGAATAAGCTCACGTGCTCGGGTGGCTGAGAGGTATATGTCGGCCAAAAGGACGTGTTCCGGGTCGTTCGCTGTGTGGTTGTGAAGCATGCGATCAACATTAAGCAGGACGGGCGTCAATATATTGTTGAAATCGTGTGCTATGCCGGTAGCGAGTGTCCCAAGCGCTTCCATCTTTTGTGCGTGGTGAAGCCGATTGGCCAAGTCGAGTTCGCCGGTGACATCACGAAACATGGCAACAATGGCTTTTTTCGGTTCCTCAACGGCACGTGCCGGAGAGAGGGAGGCTGCCAGAATGAAAAATGCGCCGTCATCACGCCAAAATGTCAAGCGCCCGGACCAGTTGGTTTTACTGGTCAAAGCCGATTGCATCGAGAGCAGAAGATCACTGTCGTTGTGTTCGCTCGAAAAGAGCGGAGGAACGACTCCGATGCCATCCTGTTCCCGCATGCCGGTCAGACTCCAATAGGCCGTATTGGCGAAGATAACCGCCAATTTCGTGTCCAGAACGGCGACGGCTTCCGAGACATCCATGATGATCCGTCGGAGAAATTCGCTGTCGTGGCAATGATTGTGAACGTCCATACGTTTGTATAGCGTTTCTTGACGCAACAACCAAGACCCGACTTGACATTGTGCACCAAGAAGAGAACAACAAATCGCTACTGGTATGAGGAGATGACGCAGGTGAGCAGGCTTTCTCCCCCTGCCGGGTTTCTCATGACCCCGCCCCTACGTTCGGCACTGGTCGGCGTCGCCACAAACACATCAGCATGAAGTCGAGGCGGACTTGAAAATTATTGATACGCTTTCTTCGAATCGTCCTTTTATTTCCCTTGAATTTTTTCCACCAAAGTCCAAAGAAGGGCATCCAGCCTTTTTTGCGGCCGCATCGCGTTTGACGACTATTTCTCCCGCTTTTGTCTCCGTGACATACGGTGCGGGAGGCGGGTCACAAGATGCGACATTGGATATTGCGCAGGCGCTGCAAAATGATCATGGATTCGAGACCATGGCGCACCTTACGTGTGTTGGTGCCGATGAAGCTCGCATCAATGAATTTCTTGATGCCTTAAGCGCTCGAGGGGTTTCCAATGTACTCGCGTTGCGTGGAGACCCACCCGAAGGACAGGATGAATTCATCCCGGACAATGAACGCTTTAAACATGCATCCGATCTTGTTGACTATATCAAACGTGTTCGGCCGGATTTCGGTGTGGCTGCGGCCGCTTATCCCGAATGTCACCCTGAATCGGAGTCGGTACGTTCCGACC of the Desulfovibrio inopinatus DSM 10711 genome contains:
- a CDS encoding sigma-54-dependent transcriptional regulator, whose protein sequence is MANILIIDDDPVLCRSMAASIADVGHEAHIAYSLEQGRSILADVEIDVVFLDVVLPDGDGMKEVEQIKHATSHPEVIIITGYGGPEGAEAAVKSGAWDYLCKPISDKEMMLPLLRALQYRREKHSSRRQEPLHRDRIIGNSPAMQKSLELVAQASAGDANILLVGETGVGKELFARAIHDNSRRKNGPFVVVDCAALPETLIEATLFGHVRGAFTGADKDKTGLIRMADGGSLFLDEIGELPLPLQRGFLRVLQERVVRPVGSNKEFKSDFRLISATNRNLDSMAADGTFREDLLFRLKTMRILLPPLRERREDIRQLLVYYAPRLAAATGVSSKIFAPEFIQTLLQYDWPGNVREFISTLEIAILAAGNAPTLYPAHLPESVRITAVKKRTHEAIHTSRSDILDTPLALPETIPTLKEFRDEMIEFAEEKYLQYVVRVTKADIKAMLSLSGLSKSRFYELLRKYNIQTKT
- a CDS encoding ATP-binding protein translates to MDVHNHCHDSEFLRRIIMDVSEAVAVLDTKLAVIFANTAYWSLTGMREQDGIGVVPPLFSSEHNDSDLLLSMQSALTSKTNWSGRLTFWRDDGAFFILAASLSPARAVEEPKKAIVAMFRDVTGELDLANRLHHAQKMEALGTLATGIAHDFNNILTPVLLNVDRMLHNHTANDPEHVLLADIYLSATRARELIRQILDYSRSKFGKRIVIHVGSLVRETLHLLDSAFPPRVQVVFNTARGRDMVLADPVRLHQALMNVFMNAAQAMGNAGGTMTISIQEEDEPPTEGKRPNKRVIVRISDTGPGIPPAIRHRVFDPFFTTKNPGEGTGMGLAETRDIIRVLGGEVTFHDNTDGPGTTFTLNLPLVETPTPERTWSATESSQVQVCRRILLVDNDPKVLASLAMTLERNGCAARAHTDADIALRECTQSPQSFDVVIATEFMRRMDGLEFFRQIKRIRPDMPCILLTAGPVPQDRSEVWYLVRATVPKPVEASALLAALDEV
- the metF gene encoding methylenetetrahydrofolate reductase [NAD(P)H]; the encoded protein is MKIIDTLSSNRPFISLEFFPPKSKEGHPAFFAAASRLTTISPAFVSVTYGAGGGSQDATLDIAQALQNDHGFETMAHLTCVGADEARINEFLDALSARGVSNVLALRGDPPEGQDEFIPDNERFKHASDLVDYIKRVRPDFGVAAAAYPECHPESESVRSDLEWTKVKASKGVDFFVSQLFFDNRAYFDFVQRLRGMNVEAPVIPGILPILSLGSIRRILSLCGAAIPGRLYLDLEKAHNEGGNDAVRALGINHAVKQAQHLLDNGAPGIHLYTLNQADACLEIVDRLSL